From the Oleiharenicola lentus genome, one window contains:
- a CDS encoding heparinase II/III domain-containing protein — protein MNTPTRRTFLKSSAVLAATLPFARLPLGAATAANPPSAGPGRGLLFDPADLPRIRANLDLPRCAEIRSQLLDVDFAAETKFVREESRLNNHVADFMRLWKLVQNCAFAYTVWGDRRQLDLCLLALRRMCAYPRWDYFLEGGKDTIGLQRAPEATIAACYALDWLGAAVPADLVNLTEHRILTEGAPACYRTLYGMKYPDRVKGWGFDPEDDYPQAYRVSLARWPLILNATNLKIIPTCGLGLAAVWFHGRHPDAGKWLDLSRQSAQAFATMYGSDGSYDEGVGYWGYTTSHLAMLAEAVWRRLGLDDRKLINYPGTIRFALSMAMPCGGGVVADPKLGTAYNATPKGNYNPALDLVNFCDAGVGMDVSVAGWVGSTAHDPLCHHVAQNTGSLRLLQGAVWYQPDAPSQAPGPDLHDVRLSNDWVISRTGWAPADTVVALRSGGPANHEHADRNSIIFKAHGDRLFHDPFRAGYSFTTPQWLLRLTEAHTAVLINGQGHQYHNGSEGTNASWAVASVTDFRSGPGWMTVTSDASEAYALVLPDAAFVVRTLVFLKPEVLLVLDRVKLKSTAPVQVRFQVFNDDGKGAATAAGTTFGIDRPLASLRATVASAGSVSAGTAKLALPESVGVFPYVEVVSPSATDHEVLTACTTAPAGGAHGKLAVTRTASGWHITGSHSGQKVDVTLQTTTSVPALTIA, from the coding sequence ATGAATACCCCCACCCGCCGCACCTTTCTCAAGAGTTCCGCCGTCCTCGCCGCCACCCTGCCCTTCGCCCGCCTGCCGCTCGGTGCAGCGACCGCGGCCAACCCACCGTCCGCCGGACCCGGGCGTGGCCTGCTGTTCGACCCCGCCGACCTGCCACGCATCCGCGCCAATCTCGATCTTCCGCGCTGTGCCGAGATCCGCAGCCAGTTGCTCGACGTGGATTTTGCCGCCGAGACGAAGTTCGTGCGCGAGGAATCACGCCTCAACAACCATGTGGCCGACTTCATGCGCCTGTGGAAACTGGTGCAGAACTGCGCGTTTGCCTACACGGTCTGGGGCGACCGCCGCCAGTTGGACCTGTGTCTGCTGGCGCTCCGGCGCATGTGCGCATACCCGCGCTGGGATTACTTCCTCGAGGGCGGCAAGGACACCATCGGCCTGCAGCGCGCCCCCGAAGCCACCATCGCCGCCTGCTATGCGCTCGACTGGCTCGGCGCCGCCGTGCCGGCCGACCTGGTGAATCTTACGGAGCACAGGATTCTCACGGAGGGAGCCCCCGCCTGTTACCGCACCCTCTACGGCATGAAGTATCCCGACCGCGTGAAGGGCTGGGGCTTCGATCCCGAGGACGACTATCCGCAGGCCTACCGCGTGAGCCTTGCCCGCTGGCCGCTCATCCTCAATGCCACCAATCTCAAGATCATCCCCACCTGCGGCCTCGGTCTCGCCGCCGTCTGGTTCCATGGCCGACACCCTGATGCGGGCAAGTGGCTCGATCTCTCCCGCCAGAGCGCGCAGGCCTTCGCCACGATGTATGGCTCGGACGGCTCTTACGACGAGGGCGTCGGCTACTGGGGCTACACCACCTCCCACCTGGCGATGCTCGCGGAGGCCGTCTGGCGCCGGCTTGGCCTCGATGACCGCAAGCTCATCAACTACCCGGGCACCATCCGGTTCGCCCTGAGCATGGCCATGCCCTGCGGCGGCGGCGTGGTCGCGGATCCGAAGCTCGGCACCGCCTACAACGCCACGCCCAAGGGCAACTACAACCCTGCGCTCGATCTCGTGAATTTCTGCGATGCCGGCGTGGGTATGGATGTCTCGGTCGCCGGCTGGGTCGGCAGCACAGCCCATGATCCCCTCTGCCATCATGTCGCCCAGAACACCGGTTCGCTGCGCCTGCTGCAGGGCGCGGTCTGGTATCAGCCCGATGCGCCGAGCCAGGCGCCCGGCCCTGACTTGCACGATGTGCGACTGAGCAACGACTGGGTCATCTCCCGCACCGGTTGGGCCCCGGCGGACACCGTCGTCGCACTGCGCAGCGGCGGTCCGGCCAACCACGAGCACGCCGACCGCAACAGCATCATCTTCAAGGCGCACGGTGACCGCCTGTTTCACGACCCATTCCGCGCCGGCTATTCCTTCACCACGCCGCAATGGCTGCTCCGACTCACCGAGGCCCACACCGCGGTTCTGATCAACGGCCAGGGCCACCAATACCACAACGGCTCCGAAGGCACGAATGCCTCCTGGGCCGTGGCGAGCGTCACGGATTTTCGCTCGGGCCCGGGCTGGATGACGGTCACGAGCGACGCCTCCGAAGCCTACGCCCTCGTGCTGCCCGACGCCGCGTTCGTCGTGCGCACGCTGGTCTTCCTCAAGCCCGAGGTCCTGCTCGTGCTCGATCGCGTCAAACTCAAGAGCACCGCGCCCGTGCAGGTGCGCTTCCAGGTCTTCAACGACGACGGCAAGGGCGCCGCGACCGCTGCCGGCACCACCTTCGGCATTGACCGGCCGCTGGCCTCGCTGCGCGCCACCGTCGCCTCCGCCGGCTCCGTCAGCGCGGGCACCGCCAAGCTCGCCCTGCCGGAGAGCGTCGGCGTCTTCCCCTATGTTGAAGTCGTCTCCCCCAGCGCCACCGACCATGAGGTCCTCACCGCCTGCACCACCGCCCCCGCCGGTGGCGCCCATGGCAAACTCGCTGTCACGCGCACGGCATCCGGCTGGCACATCACCGGCAGCCACTCCGGACAGAAGGTGGACGTCACGCTCCAGACCACGACCAGCGTCCCTGCCCTCACCATCGCCTGA
- a CDS encoding sodium:solute symporter family protein has translation MPVLNHANGADYALITLYFGIVIFVGWYSSRKNRNTDDYFKAGGKVPWVLAGVSNWVSGFSAFMFVAAAGFTYKHGLGAVVVFTAATWAYLVGAFYFAARWRRARINSPLEFLTRRYSSSTTYFYTVTAIIPQVILIGQGLYILCIFVSTALGFASEQHAFLGLTFSGLELTMICTGLVMIVYTVIGGLWAAVLSDAVQGVIILVTSLLILPVTFLYLGQGDGVAAGFSRLWREAPQGYFGLNGQTGQPLFLLSYAAASMLGYNVAWWQVQRYQSVPDERGARKMAMLCAGLSLFGPLLWILPVMGARVIFPNITEIWPQFAAPEEASFVGLALLLLPHGLIGFVIAAILSATLGQASDGFNWLAATITRDIYVPLRKRFGRPVPGEKHQMRVGQATMLVIGVLGIVAAFFIARTGGAFAFALKYYSLSGPGFMMPVFLGMIYRKTPWWSGMASCIAAFTVAFALLWADVFPAHAYERNIISAITAATVVFFLSALFYRKDDPRSAECRRFDADLRTPVPVDPNLPPASLRDFQMLALVSVLLGLVLIACVVLPSSPLAPPLINLVAGGLLFLIGALLWRASRPAKTKLP, from the coding sequence ATGCCCGTCCTCAATCATGCCAACGGTGCCGATTATGCGCTGATCACGCTCTACTTCGGTATCGTCATTTTTGTGGGATGGTATTCGTCGCGGAAAAACCGGAACACCGACGATTACTTCAAGGCGGGCGGCAAGGTTCCCTGGGTTCTCGCTGGTGTGTCGAACTGGGTCTCGGGTTTCTCGGCCTTCATGTTCGTGGCCGCGGCCGGCTTCACCTACAAGCACGGGCTCGGCGCCGTCGTCGTCTTCACCGCGGCGACCTGGGCCTACCTCGTCGGAGCGTTCTACTTCGCCGCCCGCTGGCGAAGGGCCCGGATCAACTCTCCGCTTGAGTTTCTCACTCGCCGCTACTCGTCCTCGACCACCTATTTCTACACGGTCACCGCGATCATCCCGCAGGTCATCCTCATCGGCCAGGGCCTTTATATTCTCTGCATTTTCGTTTCCACCGCTCTCGGCTTTGCTTCGGAACAACACGCCTTCCTCGGACTGACTTTCTCGGGTCTGGAACTCACGATGATCTGCACCGGTCTCGTGATGATCGTTTATACCGTCATCGGCGGGCTGTGGGCGGCTGTGCTGAGTGATGCAGTGCAGGGCGTCATCATCCTGGTGACATCGCTGTTGATCCTGCCCGTGACCTTCCTTTACCTGGGTCAGGGCGACGGAGTTGCGGCGGGCTTCTCGCGGCTCTGGCGGGAGGCGCCGCAAGGTTATTTCGGGCTGAACGGCCAGACTGGCCAACCCCTGTTTTTGCTCAGCTACGCCGCCGCCTCCATGCTCGGCTACAACGTCGCCTGGTGGCAGGTGCAACGCTACCAGAGCGTGCCCGACGAGCGCGGCGCCCGGAAGATGGCGATGCTCTGTGCGGGCCTCTCCCTGTTCGGCCCGCTGCTGTGGATTCTGCCCGTCATGGGCGCGCGGGTCATTTTCCCCAACATCACGGAGATCTGGCCGCAGTTCGCCGCGCCCGAGGAGGCCTCCTTTGTCGGCCTCGCCCTCCTGCTCCTGCCTCACGGCCTGATCGGCTTTGTCATCGCCGCCATTCTTTCCGCGACCCTCGGCCAGGCCAGCGACGGCTTCAACTGGCTCGCCGCCACCATAACCCGCGACATCTACGTGCCGTTGCGCAAACGATTCGGCCGGCCGGTCCCTGGTGAAAAACACCAGATGCGCGTCGGCCAGGCGACCATGCTGGTCATCGGCGTGCTCGGCATCGTCGCCGCCTTCTTTATCGCCCGGACGGGCGGCGCCTTCGCGTTCGCATTGAAATACTACTCGCTCTCCGGCCCGGGCTTCATGATGCCCGTCTTCCTGGGCATGATCTACCGCAAGACGCCGTGGTGGTCCGGCATGGCCTCCTGCATCGCGGCCTTTACCGTCGCGTTCGCCCTGCTGTGGGCGGACGTCTTCCCCGCTCATGCCTACGAGCGTAACATCATCAGCGCCATCACCGCCGCGACCGTGGTGTTCTTCCTCTCCGCGTTGTTCTACCGCAAAGACGACCCGCGCAGCGCCGAATGCCGGCGGTTCGACGCCGACCTGCGCACCCCTGTGCCCGTCGATCCCAACCTGCCCCCGGCCAGCCTGCGTGACTTCCAGATGCTGGCATTGGTCAGCGTGCTGCTGGGCCTCGTGTTGATCGCCTGCGTCGTTCTGCCCTCGTCGCCCCTCGCTCCGCCGCTTATCAATCTCGTCGCCGGCGGGCTGCTTTTTCTGATCGGCGCCCTGCTCTGGCGCGCTTCCCGTCCGGCCAAAACCAAACTACCCTGA
- a CDS encoding DegT/DnrJ/EryC1/StrS family aminotransferase, with amino-acid sequence MNPTLALHGGPKAVTAPRPERHRWGAEELSRLTAMVGQKSLFYANGPQCADLAAEFRQTCPAKWLMPTSSGTAALHVAVAALQLPPGSEIITSPITDMGSVIGILYQQLVPVFADIHPHTYNLDPQDVRRRITSKTRAIMPVHLTGNPSDMEAIMTIAREHDLFVIEDCAQAWGALYRGKPVGSWGHLACFSFNEFKHVSCGDGGIVMTNDERFGPTLAKWADKFYDRNSAADARNPTSLAPNYRMSEPQAAVAAGQLTKLPAIIADHVRLGSRLLAQLETRALPGVSLPAIDPRDRHSFWFCLLRLDLARFRCTRDEFAAALVAEGAAATPGYIPRPVYRYPLFQNHDFFAGFWPLREAGLTTMDYRRVSCPVTEAVLADSISLAINPGLTDEIMDQTAAAVAKVTHHFAR; translated from the coding sequence ATGAATCCGACCCTTGCCCTCCACGGCGGCCCCAAGGCCGTCACCGCCCCCCGCCCCGAGCGTCATCGCTGGGGCGCCGAGGAATTATCGCGACTGACCGCCATGGTGGGACAGAAATCCCTTTTCTACGCCAACGGCCCGCAGTGCGCGGACCTCGCCGCCGAGTTCCGCCAGACCTGCCCGGCCAAATGGCTGATGCCGACCTCCTCCGGCACGGCTGCGCTGCACGTCGCCGTGGCTGCGCTCCAGCTGCCGCCGGGCTCCGAGATCATCACCTCGCCCATCACCGACATGGGCTCGGTCATCGGGATTCTCTACCAACAACTGGTCCCGGTCTTCGCCGACATCCACCCGCACACCTACAACCTGGATCCGCAGGACGTCCGTCGGCGGATCACATCGAAGACGCGTGCCATCATGCCGGTCCACCTGACCGGGAATCCCTCCGACATGGAGGCCATCATGACCATCGCCCGGGAGCATGACCTCTTTGTGATCGAGGATTGCGCGCAGGCCTGGGGGGCTCTCTACCGCGGAAAACCGGTCGGATCCTGGGGCCATCTCGCCTGTTTTTCCTTCAACGAGTTCAAGCACGTCAGTTGCGGCGACGGCGGAATCGTGATGACCAACGACGAGCGCTTCGGTCCGACGCTCGCGAAATGGGCCGATAAGTTCTACGACCGCAACAGCGCCGCAGACGCGCGCAACCCGACCAGCCTCGCGCCCAACTACCGCATGAGCGAACCCCAGGCTGCGGTCGCGGCCGGCCAGCTGACGAAACTGCCCGCCATCATCGCCGACCACGTCCGTCTGGGTTCGCGGCTGCTCGCGCAACTGGAGACCCGTGCCCTTCCCGGCGTTTCCCTACCCGCCATCGACCCACGGGACCGTCACAGTTTCTGGTTCTGCCTGCTCCGGCTCGATCTCGCCCGCTTCCGTTGCACCCGCGATGAATTTGCCGCGGCCCTGGTCGCGGAAGGCGCCGCCGCCACGCCCGGCTACATCCCGCGTCCGGTTTACCGATACCCCCTGTTTCAAAATCACGATTTCTTCGCCGGGTTCTGGCCGCTCCGCGAAGCCGGCCTCACCACGATGGATTACCGCCGGGTCAGCTGCCCCGTCACCGAGGCCGTGCTGGCCGACAGCATTTCGCTGGCGATCAATCCCGGCCTGACCGACGAGATCATGGACCAGACCGCGGCCGCGGTGGCGAAGGTTACCCACCACTTTGCCCGCTGA
- a CDS encoding amidohydrolase family protein produces MRIIDVHTHPILRDDHRGRTGAEQLLARARAHGIRQVVVLGDVLAFGRSPNAAQIRLINDETHELMCRHPEFVTGFCHLNPTLGAPAVRAEVARCVARGFRGLKLEIANNAADAVMRPLMEEARRHHLIVLQHAWSMTKIGERAFHTDPEDVATLARRFPDVRIIMAHLTGCGVRGVQAVKACPNVVVDTSGAAPETGMVEYAVEQLGAGRILYGSDAPIRDFGVAIARITGSRLDLRTQRKILHDNAAALLGLK; encoded by the coding sequence ATGCGTATCATTGACGTCCATACCCACCCGATCCTGCGCGACGACCACCGCGGCCGCACCGGCGCGGAGCAACTCCTGGCCCGGGCCCGCGCCCACGGCATCCGCCAGGTGGTCGTGCTGGGCGACGTGCTTGCCTTCGGCCGCTCGCCCAATGCGGCGCAGATCCGCCTGATCAACGACGAAACGCACGAGCTGATGTGCCGTCATCCGGAGTTCGTCACGGGATTCTGTCATCTCAACCCGACCCTCGGCGCCCCCGCCGTCCGCGCGGAAGTAGCCCGCTGCGTCGCCCGTGGCTTTCGCGGCCTCAAGCTGGAGATCGCCAACAACGCCGCCGATGCGGTCATGCGCCCGCTCATGGAAGAGGCTCGCCGCCACCACCTGATCGTTCTCCAACACGCCTGGAGCATGACCAAAATCGGCGAACGTGCCTTCCACACCGATCCGGAGGATGTTGCGACGCTCGCCCGGCGTTTTCCTGACGTCCGCATCATCATGGCCCACCTGACAGGCTGCGGCGTGCGCGGCGTGCAGGCCGTGAAAGCCTGCCCCAACGTCGTGGTGGACACTTCCGGGGCCGCCCCCGAGACGGGCATGGTCGAATACGCGGTGGAGCAACTCGGCGCCGGCCGGATTCTCTACGGCTCCGACGCCCCCATCCGCGACTTCGGCGTAGCCATCGCCCGTATCACGGGTTCGCGCCTCGATCTCCGCACGCAGCGAAAAATCCTCCACGACAACGCCGCGGCCCTTCTCGGACTGAAATGA
- a CDS encoding amidohydrolase family protein, translated as MNFFDANTWVGRWPFSFAAAHTPRSLAGHLKRHGIARALVSPLDAVFAPAPQPANLALLAATKRQRALLPVPVINPSLANWRADLAAVAIDPGVRAVRLLPNYHNYRLNHPAVDELCDALKFLRLCLIIQLQLIDQRHEYHALTIKPVPVGDLANLLRRHPGRPVLASGLLRPDLLKLAPRHPNLLADLSFAEWHDTMEHLLAKVPARQLAFASHTPLLITAAARAKLDTSTLRAAPRRLIASANLQRFLRL; from the coding sequence ATGAACTTCTTCGACGCCAACACCTGGGTCGGCCGCTGGCCCTTCTCCTTCGCCGCCGCCCACACGCCTCGCTCGCTCGCGGGGCACTTGAAGCGACACGGCATCGCCCGCGCCCTCGTTTCACCGCTCGACGCCGTCTTCGCCCCGGCCCCGCAACCGGCCAACCTTGCCCTGCTCGCCGCGACGAAGCGCCAGCGCGCGCTGCTGCCCGTGCCGGTGATCAACCCTTCTCTCGCGAACTGGCGCGCTGATCTTGCCGCCGTCGCCATCGATCCGGGCGTGCGCGCCGTGCGGCTGTTGCCCAACTACCACAATTACCGGCTCAACCATCCCGCGGTGGACGAATTGTGCGACGCCCTGAAATTTCTCCGCCTGTGTCTCATCATCCAGCTGCAGCTCATCGACCAGCGGCATGAGTATCACGCCCTGACGATCAAGCCGGTGCCGGTTGGCGACTTGGCAAACCTGCTGCGGCGCCACCCCGGTCGCCCCGTGCTAGCCAGCGGACTCCTGCGCCCCGACCTGCTCAAGCTGGCCCCCCGCCACCCCAACCTCCTCGCCGACCTCTCTTTCGCCGAGTGGCACGATACGATGGAGCACCTCCTCGCCAAGGTGCCCGCCCGCCAGCTCGCCTTTGCCTCCCACACCCCGCTGCTGATCACCGCCGCGGCCCGGGCCAAGCTGGACACCTCCACCCTGCGCGCCGCGCCTCGCCGCTTAATTGCTTCCGCCAACCTGCAACGTTTTCTCCGTCTCTGA
- a CDS encoding NAD-dependent epimerase/dehydratase family protein gives MPELPSTDHEIELLLSTPTAGAIEAVRNLPGDFMVLGVGGKMGTSTAVMLRRALDAAGRGEAVVTGVSRFSRPEARAGLENLGVRTLPCDLADAAQVAALPLATNVLYLAGQKFGTDSAPGLTWIQNTYVPALVAQHFRNSRIVVFSTGCVYPFVPVTGPGAHEGEPVAFLGEYASTCVGRERVFAHFAQEFGTRQLMYRLNYAVELRYGVLVDIALKVARGEPVDLTMGWLNCIWQGDACARAIQCLVHTANPPKLLNITGAEKLSVRSLAGEFGRRFGRPPHFTGTEAPTAWLSDARESLKLFGPPETSLPRMLDLIAAHVGGGGRLLGKPTHFEARSGKF, from the coding sequence ATGCCCGAGCTTCCCTCCACCGATCACGAGATTGAACTCCTGCTTTCGACGCCCACCGCTGGCGCCATTGAAGCCGTCCGTAATCTGCCCGGCGATTTCATGGTCCTCGGAGTCGGTGGCAAGATGGGCACCTCCACCGCCGTGATGCTGCGCCGCGCGCTCGACGCTGCCGGCCGGGGTGAGGCCGTTGTCACCGGCGTTTCGCGGTTCAGCCGCCCCGAGGCCCGCGCCGGGCTCGAAAACCTCGGCGTGCGCACGCTCCCGTGCGACTTGGCGGATGCCGCGCAGGTGGCTGCGCTGCCGCTGGCGACCAATGTGCTTTATCTCGCCGGACAGAAGTTTGGCACCGACAGCGCTCCCGGTCTCACCTGGATACAAAACACCTATGTCCCGGCGCTGGTCGCACAGCATTTCCGCAACTCGCGCATCGTCGTGTTCTCGACCGGCTGCGTCTATCCCTTCGTGCCGGTCACCGGCCCAGGGGCCCATGAAGGCGAGCCGGTCGCCTTTCTTGGCGAATATGCCAGCACCTGCGTCGGACGTGAACGCGTCTTCGCCCACTTCGCGCAGGAATTCGGCACGCGACAGCTCATGTATCGCCTGAACTACGCGGTGGAGCTGCGCTACGGCGTGCTCGTGGACATCGCCCTGAAGGTCGCGCGCGGAGAGCCGGTGGACCTGACGATGGGCTGGTTGAACTGCATCTGGCAGGGCGATGCGTGCGCCCGCGCCATCCAGTGCCTGGTTCACACGGCCAATCCGCCGAAGCTGCTCAACATCACCGGCGCAGAAAAACTCAGTGTGCGCTCGCTGGCCGGGGAATTTGGCCGGCGTTTCGGCCGCCCGCCGCATTTCACGGGCACGGAGGCCCCGACCGCGTGGCTGTCCGACGCCCGCGAGTCGCTCAAGCTGTTCGGCCCGCCTGAAACATCCCTGCCGCGCATGCTCGACCTGATCGCCGCGCACGTGGGCGGCGGCGGCCGGCTCCTCGGCAAGCCCACCCACTTTGAAGCCCGCAGCGGCAAATTCTGA
- a CDS encoding dihydrodipicolinate synthase family protein, whose product MDLRSHLLAGHVIPAQPLALDRQRKFSERHQRALTRYYVAAGSGGLAVGVHSTQFEIRDPQHNLLRPVLELAAATVRAELSAAPRNFALIAGICGRTPQATREAELALSLGYHAALVSMAAFKTEPEETIIAHVATLAGLIPVVGFYLQPAVGGRVFSYSFWRRFAEIPGVTAVKIAPFNRYQTLDVVRAIVDAGRDDVALYTGNDDTIVADLLTPFTFPHHGRPVTRRIVGGLLGHWGVWTHSAVKLFREAQAAAQQPVISAEWLRRAVAVTDMNAALFDSANAFHGCIPGILEVLRRQGLVESIHCLNPHEALSPGQAEELTRVGLAYPELTDDAFVAENRERWLR is encoded by the coding sequence ATGGACCTTCGTTCCCATCTGCTTGCCGGCCACGTCATCCCCGCCCAACCGCTGGCGCTTGATCGCCAGCGTAAATTTTCCGAAAGACACCAGCGCGCCCTGACGCGATACTACGTTGCGGCCGGCTCCGGCGGGCTCGCGGTCGGCGTGCATTCAACGCAGTTCGAGATCCGCGATCCGCAGCATAACCTGTTGCGGCCTGTGCTGGAGCTCGCCGCGGCGACCGTGCGCGCCGAGCTGTCCGCCGCGCCCCGCAACTTCGCGCTGATCGCCGGCATCTGCGGCCGGACCCCGCAGGCCACCCGCGAAGCCGAGCTCGCGCTCTCGCTTGGCTACCACGCCGCCCTAGTCAGCATGGCCGCGTTCAAGACCGAACCAGAGGAGACCATCATCGCCCATGTTGCGACCCTCGCCGGGCTCATCCCCGTCGTCGGCTTCTACCTCCAACCGGCCGTCGGTGGACGCGTCTTCAGCTACTCCTTTTGGCGCCGCTTCGCGGAGATTCCCGGCGTCACGGCCGTGAAGATCGCACCCTTCAACCGCTACCAAACCTTGGACGTCGTCCGCGCGATCGTGGACGCCGGCCGCGACGACGTCGCGCTCTACACCGGCAACGACGACACCATCGTCGCCGACTTGCTGACACCGTTTACATTCCCGCATCACGGACGACCCGTGACCCGGCGCATTGTCGGCGGACTCCTCGGACACTGGGGCGTGTGGACCCATTCGGCGGTGAAGCTGTTTCGCGAAGCCCAAGCGGCCGCCCAACAACCTGTGATCAGCGCCGAATGGCTGCGGCGCGCCGTGGCGGTGACCGACATGAACGCCGCGCTCTTCGATTCCGCCAACGCCTTTCACGGCTGCATCCCCGGCATTCTTGAGGTCCTGCGCCGGCAGGGCTTGGTTGAGTCAATCCATTGCCTGAATCCCCACGAGGCTCTCTCGCCGGGCCAGGCCGAGGAGCTCACCCGCGTCGGTCTCGCTTACCCCGAGCTGACCGATGACGCTTTCGTGGCGGAGAACCGTGAACGCTGGCTGCGCTGA
- a CDS encoding M20 family metallopeptidase, giving the protein MPTLPPPTSCEELLAQMVSFETVNPDFGGPAGGESALAAHLETLAHHWGLQTRRLPVGDRGFNLLITAETAPDAEWLLFESHLDTVSLDGMTVPPLKLTADGDRLHGRGTCDTKGSGAAMLWALQAYAHSTQRVRNAGVVFVVDEEAQMRGAKAFAGELAHISRLRGIVVGEPTGLRPVVAHNGALRWRTITRGVAAHSADPSKGRSAIHAMLHVVAALEARFLPLACRGFPLTGRAAASINLIRGGSAVNIIPDYCEIYCDRRLVPGETAAQILAERDAALAGQTVEHDSLYLAPPLPPQNSAALHAWAAPALRACGLDATAIGAPYATDASHYAAAGAQVIVLGPGDLAQAHTKDEWLDRRELERAIAVYGALLRLPAGSA; this is encoded by the coding sequence ATGCCCACCCTGCCCCCACCCACCAGCTGCGAGGAGTTGCTCGCCCAGATGGTCTCCTTCGAGACCGTGAATCCGGATTTCGGCGGCCCGGCCGGCGGGGAGTCGGCCCTGGCCGCCCATCTCGAGACCCTCGCCCATCACTGGGGACTGCAGACCCGGCGCCTCCCGGTGGGCGATCGCGGTTTCAATCTGCTCATCACCGCCGAGACCGCGCCTGATGCCGAATGGCTCCTGTTCGAAAGCCACCTCGACACCGTCAGCCTGGACGGCATGACGGTGCCGCCGCTGAAGCTGACCGCGGACGGTGACCGGCTTCACGGCCGGGGCACCTGCGACACCAAAGGGTCAGGCGCAGCCATGCTCTGGGCCCTGCAAGCCTACGCGCACTCGACTCAGCGCGTCCGGAATGCCGGGGTTGTGTTCGTCGTGGATGAGGAGGCACAGATGCGCGGCGCCAAGGCTTTCGCCGGGGAACTCGCGCACATTTCTCGACTGCGCGGGATCGTCGTCGGCGAACCCACCGGACTCCGCCCCGTCGTGGCCCATAATGGCGCACTGCGCTGGCGCACCATCACCCGCGGCGTGGCCGCGCATTCGGCCGATCCCAGCAAGGGTCGTTCGGCCATCCATGCGATGCTGCACGTGGTCGCCGCCCTGGAGGCGCGCTTCCTGCCGCTGGCCTGCCGGGGATTTCCCCTCACTGGCCGCGCCGCAGCCAGCATCAACCTTATCCGCGGCGGATCGGCCGTGAACATCATCCCCGACTACTGCGAGATTTACTGCGACCGCCGGCTCGTGCCGGGCGAGACCGCGGCCCAGATTTTGGCGGAACGTGATGCCGCCCTGGCCGGCCAGACCGTGGAGCACGACAGCCTGTATCTCGCCCCGCCGCTGCCCCCGCAGAATTCCGCGGCCTTGCACGCCTGGGCCGCGCCAGCGCTCAGGGCCTGCGGTCTCGACGCGACGGCCATCGGCGCGCCCTACGCCACCGATGCCAGCCACTACGCCGCCGCCGGCGCCCAGGTCATCGTGCTCGGCCCCGGCGATCTTGCGCAGGCCCACACCAAGGATGAATGGCTCGACCGCCGTGAACTGGAGCGCGCCATCGCGGTTTATGGTGCGCTGCTGCGCCTGCCCGCCGGCTCGGCCTGA
- a CDS encoding D-sedoheptulose-7-phosphate isomerase → MPQSQLNHLLKRRPELAAIGPDIAEAFELLRDCYRAGGKVLLCGNGGSAADADHWSGELLKGFCKKRPLTKPLRGKLRPAIANKLQGALPAIPLTSFPAASTAFGNDVEPVLAYAQLISALGRPGDVLVGLSTSGNATNVCAAAEVARAKKMKILALTAAHGGKLKKLSDVCLRAPTSETYLAQEYHLSIYHCLSLMLEEEFFG, encoded by the coding sequence ATGCCCCAGAGCCAACTGAACCATCTGCTGAAACGCCGTCCGGAACTCGCTGCGATCGGTCCCGATATCGCCGAGGCCTTTGAACTGCTGCGCGATTGCTACCGCGCCGGCGGCAAGGTCCTCCTCTGCGGCAACGGCGGCAGCGCGGCGGACGCCGATCACTGGTCGGGCGAACTACTCAAGGGGTTTTGCAAGAAGCGTCCGCTGACGAAGCCACTGCGAGGCAAGCTGCGCCCGGCGATTGCGAATAAGCTCCAGGGCGCATTGCCCGCGATTCCGCTAACTTCCTTCCCGGCTGCGAGCACGGCCTTTGGCAACGACGTCGAACCGGTGCTGGCCTACGCGCAGCTGATTTCTGCCCTCGGTCGGCCCGGTGACGTGCTCGTTGGGCTCAGCACCTCAGGCAACGCCACCAACGTCTGCGCCGCCGCCGAGGTGGCACGTGCGAAAAAAATGAAGATTCTGGCCCTAACTGCTGCGCACGGCGGGAAACTCAAGAAACTCAGCGACGTGTGCCTCCGTGCTCCGACGAGCGAGACCTACCTCGCTCAGGAATACCATCTGTCGATCTATCACTGCCTCTCGCTGATGTTGGAGGAGGAGTTCTTTGGGTAA